One segment of Vibrio mimicus DNA contains the following:
- the treC gene encoding alpha,alpha-phosphotrehalase gives MSSSAQSMPWWKTAAIYQIYPKSFCDSGAKGIGDLQGIISKLDYLLKLGIDAIWLTPIYQSPMIDNGYDIADYYAINPDFGTMQDFEQLLKEAHRRGIRIIMDIVVNHTSTEHAWFQSALGDRSSSYRDYYIWRKPVNGGVPNNWQSKFGGSAWELDEATGEYYLHLFAKQQADLNWENPQVREEVKKVISFWAEKGVDGFRLDVINLISKQQDFADDEVGDGRRFYTDGPRVHEYLQEISRDVFQRYGSVTVGEMSSTTLEHCQQYSALDGRELSMVFNFHHLKVDYPNGEKWTNAPFDFLQLKQIFNHWQTGLNGKGWGALFWCNHDQPRIVSRLANDQQYRVESAKMLAATIHLMQGTPYIYQGEEIGMTNPRFTSIKQYRDVESINIHQMMVQQQGMPESEMLAILAQKSRDNSRTPMQWDASRHAGFTRGEPWIDLASNYSDINAQAALEDPHSVFYFYRRLLSLRKKVKVITDGDYTDLLPDHKEIFAYQRRNQKQVLICLNNYYGHEAECVLPELPLDDALYLLGNYSGIELQRVLAHQVLRPYETRIILIESPL, from the coding sequence CGATTTACCAATCTCCGATGATCGATAATGGCTATGACATTGCCGATTACTACGCGATCAATCCTGATTTTGGCACCATGCAGGATTTTGAACAGTTATTGAAAGAAGCGCATCGGCGCGGTATTCGCATCATCATGGATATCGTGGTTAACCACACCTCAACCGAACACGCTTGGTTCCAATCTGCGTTGGGTGATCGCAGCAGCTCCTACCGTGACTACTATATTTGGCGCAAACCGGTTAACGGTGGTGTGCCGAATAATTGGCAGTCTAAATTTGGTGGCAGTGCATGGGAGCTAGATGAAGCGACCGGTGAGTATTATTTGCATCTGTTTGCCAAACAGCAGGCCGACCTCAATTGGGAAAACCCGCAAGTTCGGGAAGAAGTCAAAAAAGTCATCAGCTTTTGGGCAGAAAAAGGCGTGGATGGCTTCCGGCTTGATGTGATTAATCTGATCTCCAAACAGCAAGATTTTGCTGATGATGAAGTTGGCGATGGCCGCCGTTTTTATACCGATGGCCCGAGGGTGCATGAGTATCTGCAAGAGATCAGTCGAGATGTCTTTCAGCGTTATGGCAGCGTAACCGTGGGCGAAATGTCTTCAACTACCTTGGAACATTGCCAGCAATATTCTGCGCTGGATGGGCGAGAGCTTTCTATGGTGTTTAATTTCCATCATTTGAAAGTCGATTATCCGAATGGCGAAAAGTGGACCAATGCGCCATTTGATTTTCTGCAACTCAAGCAAATCTTTAATCATTGGCAAACGGGGCTGAATGGTAAAGGGTGGGGCGCACTGTTTTGGTGTAACCATGATCAGCCGAGGATTGTCAGTCGTTTAGCGAATGATCAGCAGTACCGAGTGGAGTCTGCGAAAATGCTTGCGGCGACCATTCACCTGATGCAAGGCACACCTTATATCTACCAAGGTGAAGAGATTGGAATGACCAATCCGAGGTTTACCTCGATTAAGCAGTATCGCGATGTGGAAAGCATTAACATCCACCAGATGATGGTGCAGCAACAAGGGATGCCAGAAAGTGAAATGCTGGCGATTCTGGCGCAAAAGTCGCGTGATAACTCTCGTACTCCTATGCAGTGGGATGCGAGTCGTCATGCCGGTTTTACTCGTGGCGAACCGTGGATTGATCTGGCGAGTAACTACTCTGATATTAACGCTCAAGCCGCTTTGGAAGACCCGCATTCGGTGTTTTACTTTTATCGCCGATTATTATCGCTGCGCAAAAAAGTTAAGGTGATCACCGATGGCGACTACACAGATTTGCTGCCCGATCATAAAGAGATATTTGCTTATCAGCGCCGAAATCAGAAACAAGTGCTGATCTGTTTGAATAACTATTACGGTCACGAAGCGGAATGTGTATTACCCGAATTACCACTGGATGACGCGCTTTATTTATTGGGCAATTATTCAGGGATTGAGTTACAGCGTGTATTGGCGCACCAAGTGCTACGCCCATATGAGACACGCATCATTCTGATTGAGTCTCCCCTATAG
- a CDS encoding ATP-binding protein has product MIRAFGVLWVAVFLPILLLSIPNQFNPIQQLTRTLSEDFYKPVYRSNFSFLSGKLQQAPPTEWPMIVEHYAQYFTYSLRLDELESYASSTLFYPALQSGELIFQDGDPNVLLQRVPNSNKVLYFAINESREQGALNQARGTLSLAIEDLRSQPRSQWESSIAEHNRLIPLKLSLVREADLLPIEQEKLGAAKGQMISYLNPQGSMILLAPLDEGVWLHVEDNISYQTQLKLTTAIAGLFFLGISIALVMWIFPLWRDLKRLVKTANEFGQGVLSKRASTSRLSVISQLSESFNQMANNIEKLIASQRTLTNAIAHDLRTPLYRLRFAFEMLDDPDIAQSQKDKYRQIIHSSIEDLDHLINQTLVLSRYNRITDISHFSYCYFTENLDAEAELFRLENPHLKLQVDVSDSLRQQKLFVDHRALLRAVKNLLSNAARYAKQEIRLSLNEAQGELILIVEDDGVGISADDVERIFEPFVQLNNQERNSEKGHGLGLAIVKQITRWHQGQVEVKRSDLLGGARFELRWPKEIAVGNVTKLDTNSQ; this is encoded by the coding sequence ATGATTAGAGCATTTGGGGTGCTTTGGGTCGCGGTGTTTCTCCCCATTTTATTGCTTAGTATCCCCAATCAATTTAACCCGATCCAACAGCTTACACGCACTCTGTCGGAAGACTTCTATAAGCCGGTTTACCGAAGCAACTTTTCGTTTCTATCAGGAAAGCTACAGCAAGCGCCACCTACCGAGTGGCCTATGATCGTCGAGCATTATGCCCAATATTTTACTTACTCGTTACGTTTGGATGAGTTAGAGAGCTACGCATCTTCCACTCTGTTTTATCCCGCTTTACAAAGTGGCGAGCTTATTTTCCAAGATGGCGACCCCAATGTTTTATTACAACGAGTCCCGAACAGTAATAAGGTGCTCTATTTCGCGATTAATGAATCCAGAGAACAGGGCGCATTGAACCAAGCGCGAGGAACACTATCACTCGCCATTGAAGATCTGCGTAGTCAGCCTCGTAGCCAGTGGGAAAGCAGTATCGCGGAGCATAATCGTTTGATTCCGCTAAAACTGAGTTTAGTGCGAGAAGCCGATTTATTGCCGATTGAGCAGGAAAAGCTCGGTGCAGCCAAAGGGCAGATGATCAGCTATCTGAATCCCCAAGGCAGCATGATTTTACTGGCTCCGCTTGATGAGGGAGTCTGGCTACATGTTGAAGACAATATCTCCTATCAAACGCAACTGAAACTGACGACTGCCATCGCGGGGTTGTTCTTTTTAGGTATTTCTATTGCCTTAGTGATGTGGATTTTTCCCTTGTGGCGAGATCTCAAACGACTGGTGAAAACCGCTAATGAGTTTGGGCAAGGCGTACTTTCAAAACGAGCTTCAACCTCTCGGCTTTCGGTGATCTCTCAATTGAGCGAGTCCTTCAATCAAATGGCCAACAACATTGAAAAACTGATCGCGAGTCAAAGAACCCTCACTAATGCGATTGCACATGATTTGCGAACACCGCTTTATCGTCTGCGTTTTGCCTTTGAAATGTTGGATGATCCAGACATAGCGCAAAGCCAAAAAGACAAATACCGCCAAATCATTCATTCCAGCATTGAAGACCTCGACCACTTGATCAATCAAACCTTAGTGCTGTCGCGCTATAACCGAATTACCGACATCAGCCATTTTTCTTACTGCTATTTCACGGAAAATTTAGACGCGGAAGCAGAACTTTTCCGGCTTGAGAACCCGCATCTAAAACTGCAAGTGGACGTATCGGATTCTCTACGTCAGCAGAAGCTGTTTGTCGACCACCGGGCTTTATTACGAGCCGTTAAAAACCTGCTAAGCAATGCAGCGAGGTATGCCAAGCAGGAAATACGTCTTTCTTTGAACGAAGCTCAAGGAGAGCTGATATTAATCGTTGAAGATGACGGTGTGGGCATCTCTGCCGATGATGTTGAACGTATTTTTGAGCCTTTTGTGCAACTGAATAACCAGGAACGCAACAGTGAAAAAGGGCACGGTCTTGGGTTAGCGATTGTTAAGCAGATCACTCGTTGGCATCAAGGCCAAGTCGAGGTGAAACGTTCGGACTTACTCGGTGGTGCGCGTTTTGAATTGCGTTGGCCGAAAGAGATTGCGGTGGGAAATGTGACCAAGTTGGATACAAATAGTCAATGA
- a CDS encoding response regulator: MNGTLPQSYRVILVEDDLELAELIKDFLNHYEFDVTIVTDGLQAVDSILNAQPDLVILDIMLPGQSGMEVCRAIREQYRGMILMQTALDDDIDQMMGLELGADDYVVKQVKPRLLLSRIRALLRRQERNTQGDKYELRIGSLWMNLQHRAVLLAQCPVRLTTSEFELLYLLAQNVGTIVTRDDIAQQIRGFEYDGLDRSIDRRISRLRRALNDDPNEPRLIKTIRGRGYQLCAVQEGEWQ, encoded by the coding sequence ATGAACGGGACTTTACCTCAATCTTACCGAGTGATTCTGGTTGAAGATGACTTAGAGCTTGCGGAGCTGATTAAAGATTTTCTTAACCACTATGAATTTGATGTCACTATCGTTACTGATGGCCTTCAAGCGGTAGATAGCATCTTGAATGCACAACCCGATCTGGTCATTTTGGATATTATGTTGCCCGGTCAAAGCGGTATGGAAGTTTGCCGCGCTATTCGTGAACAATACCGAGGCATGATCTTGATGCAAACGGCACTCGATGACGACATCGATCAAATGATGGGCTTAGAACTTGGCGCAGACGATTATGTCGTAAAGCAAGTTAAACCGCGGCTGTTGCTTTCTCGAATACGTGCTCTGTTGCGTCGTCAAGAGCGCAATACTCAAGGTGATAAGTATGAGTTACGCATTGGATCTTTATGGATGAATCTGCAACACAGGGCGGTGTTGTTAGCGCAATGCCCAGTCAGGTTAACCACGAGTGAATTTGAGCTTCTGTACCTGCTTGCGCAAAATGTTGGCACCATAGTCACGCGGGATGACATAGCCCAACAGATCCGAGGTTTTGAATATGATGGTTTAGACCGCTCTATTGATCGGCGGATTTCAAGACTAAGGCGAGCACTTAACGATGACCCGAATGAACCACGACTGATTAAAACAATCCGTGGACGGGGTTATCAGCTGTGTGCGGTACAAGAAGGGGAGTGGCAATGA